In Molothrus ater isolate BHLD 08-10-18 breed brown headed cowbird chromosome 11, BPBGC_Mater_1.1, whole genome shotgun sequence, a genomic segment contains:
- the LOC118691796 gene encoding uncharacterized protein LOC118691796 produces MPPPPARLGSAPLGAERPPLCSPRRRGAIRAAPRQPRHRHRHRHRRSGSPSARPPSRPGGAGTCVRWPRCLRAAAPLRRVRRSGAARLAAPSRRKRVPFSQKKHPTALSPPLPVPAPGPWLSAFLLGPPGDWTLEPVPLCQALGTGLLPEPSAAGGGNAGAWSGRCLGGWDIPALPCRLPSAIRKVPVAAGGQSTAGAIGGENEQGNVLFCVGFTEPKAGPPPLQASGFMTQTCPCSPTCNPPGSLNERIQQQRVS; encoded by the exons atgccgccgccgccggcccggcTCGGTTCGGCTCCGCTGGGCGCGGAGCGGCCGCCCCTTTGTTCGCCGCGGCGGCGAGGGGCGATCCGCGCCGCTCCGCGCCAGCCccgccaccgccaccgccaccgccaccgccgCAGCGGCAGCCCCAGCGCCCGCCCGCCCTCCCGCCCGGGAGGTGCCGGTACCTGTGTCCGCTGGCCGCGGTGCCTGCGCGCCGCTGCGCCCCTGCGGCGCGTCCGGCGGAGCGGTGCGGCGCGACTAGCAGCGCCGAGCAGGAGGAAACG AGTGCCGTTCTCGCAGAAAAAGCATCCCACGGCGCTGTCACCGCCGCTGCCTGTCCCTGCGCCCGGGCCCTGGCTCTCCGCTTTTCTCCTCGGCCCCCCGGGGGACTGGACTCTGGAGCCGGTGCCGCTCTGCCAGGCTTTGGGGACAGGTTTGCTCCCGGAGCcgtctgctgctggaggaggcaaCGCGGGAGCGTGGTCTGGCAGGTGCCTGGGAGGCTGGgacatccctgctctgccctgccgccTCCCAAGCGCGATCCGGAAAGTCCCGGTGGCAGCGGGAGGACAAAGTACGGCCGGGGCGATCGGCGGGGAAAATGAGCAGGGCAACGTTTTGTTTTGCGTCGGGTTTACAGAACCGAAAGCAGgtcctcctcccctgcaggcGAGCGGGTTTATGACTCAAACATGTCCTTGCTCTCCTACCTGCAATCCCCCTGGTTCTCTTAATGAAAGGATTCAGCAGCAGAGAGTGTCTTGA